From Danio rerio strain Tuebingen ecotype United States chromosome 7, GRCz12tu, whole genome shotgun sequence, the proteins below share one genomic window:
- the csrp3 gene encoding cysteine and glycine-rich protein 3 isoform 2 (isoform 2 is encoded by transcript variant 2) yields MPNWGGGAKCAACEKTVYHAEEIQCNSRSFHKTCFICMVCRKGLDSTTVAAHESEIYCKTCYGKKYGPKGYGYGQGAGALSSDPVNNEELQPQEPKAPRPAPANSNSSKFAQKFGSTDRCPRCSKAVYAAEKIMGAGKPWHKTCFRCLLCGKSLESTTVTDKDGELYCKVCYAKNFGPKGRGLGNPGMVEESV; encoded by the exons ATGCCAAATTGGGGTGGAGGAGCTAAATGTGCGGCCTGTGAGAAGACGGTTTACCATGCGGAGGAGATCCAGTGCAACAGCCGCAGCTTCCATAAAACATGCTTCATCTGCA tggTTTGTCGTAAAGGTTTGGACAGCACCACAGTTGCCGCACATGAGTCTGAGATATACTGCAAAACCTGCTACGGCAAGAAATATGGTCCGAAAGGTTATGGGTATGGCCAGGGTGCTGGAGCTTTGAGTTCTGACCCGGTCAATAATGAAGAACTTCAGCCTCAAGA GCCCAAAGCTCCACGTCCTGCACCTGCGAACTCAAACTCAAGCAAGTTTGCGCAGAAGTTCGGGAGTACAGATCGCTGTCCTCGCTGCTCTAAAGCTGTTTATGCAGCGGAGAAAATCATGGGTGCTGGAAAG CCCTGGCACAAAACCTGCTTCCGCTGTTTATTGTGCGGGAAGAGCCTGGAGTCCACCACCGTGACGGATAAAGATGGAGAGCTCTACTGTAAAG TTTGCTATGCCAAAAACTTTGGTCCGAAGGGGCGGGGCCTGGGGAACCCGGGCATGGTCGAGGAGAGTGTGTGA
- the csrp3 gene encoding cysteine and glycine-rich protein 3 isoform 1 (isoform 1 is encoded by transcript variant 1): MDIIRQLSALFSQTESIDSIPNATLPEPTMPNWGGGAKCAACEKTVYHAEEIQCNSRSFHKTCFICMVCRKGLDSTTVAAHESEIYCKTCYGKKYGPKGYGYGQGAGALSSDPVNNEELQPQEPKAPRPAPANSNSSKFAQKFGSTDRCPRCSKAVYAAEKIMGAGKPWHKTCFRCLLCGKSLESTTVTDKDGELYCKVCYAKNFGPKGRGLGNPGMVEESV; encoded by the exons ATGGACATCATCAGACAGCTCAGCGCTTTATTTTCACAAACT GAATCCATTGACAGCATACCCAA CGCGACTTTGCCAGAACCGACGATGCCAAATTGGGGTGGAGGAGCTAAATGTGCGGCCTGTGAGAAGACGGTTTACCATGCGGAGGAGATCCAGTGCAACAGCCGCAGCTTCCATAAAACATGCTTCATCTGCA tggTTTGTCGTAAAGGTTTGGACAGCACCACAGTTGCCGCACATGAGTCTGAGATATACTGCAAAACCTGCTACGGCAAGAAATATGGTCCGAAAGGTTATGGGTATGGCCAGGGTGCTGGAGCTTTGAGTTCTGACCCGGTCAATAATGAAGAACTTCAGCCTCAAGA GCCCAAAGCTCCACGTCCTGCACCTGCGAACTCAAACTCAAGCAAGTTTGCGCAGAAGTTCGGGAGTACAGATCGCTGTCCTCGCTGCTCTAAAGCTGTTTATGCAGCGGAGAAAATCATGGGTGCTGGAAAG CCCTGGCACAAAACCTGCTTCCGCTGTTTATTGTGCGGGAAGAGCCTGGAGTCCACCACCGTGACGGATAAAGATGGAGAGCTCTACTGTAAAG TTTGCTATGCCAAAAACTTTGGTCCGAAGGGGCGGGGCCTGGGGAACCCGGGCATGGTCGAGGAGAGTGTGTGA